AAGTCCTGGCCCCGGCCTTCCATCACCAGCTCGCCGGCCTCGAGCACATACCCCCGGTCGGCCAGCTTGAGGGCCATGCGGGCGTTCTGCTCGACTACCAGAATGGGCACGCCCTGGGCTTTGAGTTCGGCCAGGATGTGAAAAATCTCCTGCACAATCAGCGGGGCCAGCCCCAGGCTGGGCTCGTCCAGCAGCAACAGCTTGGGCCGGGCCATCAGGGCCCGCCCGATGGCCAGCATCTGCTGTTCCCCCCCGGACATGGTGCCGGCAAGCTGCTTGCGGCGCTCGAGGAGGCGCGGAAAGAGGGTATAGACGCGCTCGAGATCCTCGCGGATCCCCTTTTCGCCTCGCTGATAGCGGGTGAAAGCCCCCAATAGCAGGTTGTCCTCCACTTCCATCGAGGCGAACAGCTCGCGCTTTTCCGGCACCATCACCAGGCCCCTTGTAGCCAGCTCCTCGGGGCTACGACGGCTCAGGGCCTGCCCCTGGTAGCGCACCGTGCCGCTGGTACTCACCAGCCCCACGATTCCCTTCAGGGTGCTGCTCTTGCCCGCCCCGTTGGGGCCAATCAGGGTGATGGCCTCGCCCGCGCCCACCGAGAGGGACAGGTTGCGCACCGCCTCCACCGCCCCGTAGCGCACGGTAAGGTTCTGCACTTCCAGTACGCTCATCCTTGCTCCTTTGCCCTGCGCCCCATCACGCCGCCTCCCCCAGGTAGGCCTCGATGACCTTGGGATTGCGTTGCACCTCGGCGGGGGTACCTTCGGCCAGCTTTTCTCCATAGTGCATCACGACTACACGGTCTACCAGCCCCATCACCAGATCCATGTCGTGATCCACCAGCAGCACCGTGACTCCTTCGTTCACCAGCTTGCGGATTAGGGCCGCAAACTGGCGTTTTTCCCCGGCCCGGAGCCCGGCGGCGGGTTCGTCCAGCAGCAACACCTCGGGCCCCGAGGCCAGGGCGCGGGCAATTTCCAGTAGGCGCAACTGCCCGATGGCCAGGCCATCGGCTTTCTGGTGGGCAATCTGGGCCAGCCCGACCCGCTCCAAAGCCCGGTAGGCCTCTGCCAGGGCGGCTTGTTCCTCGGCCTGGCGGAGCCCAAACATCGAAGCCACCACGCTCCGCTGGGTGCGGGCGTAGGTGCCCAGAGCAGCGTTTTCCAGCACAGTCATCTCGGGGAAGAGGTGGGGGTGCTGGAAAGTGCGGGCGATGCCAAGCCGGTGCACCTCGTAGGGCATCCGTCCGGAGATGACCTGCCCTTTGAAGCGCACCTCGCCTTTGGTTGGGGGAAAGACCGAGGTAATCATGTTGAAGCAGGTAGACTTGCCCGCCCCGTTGGGGCCAATTAGGGCCAGAATCTCGCCCCGGCGAAGCTGGAAGCTCATGCCGTTTACCGCCAGCAAGCCACCAAAGCGTTTGGTTAGGCCGTCCACCTCGAGCACCACCTCCCCTGCTTGCCCTGAAGACAATCGGGTCGGGAGGCCATTGCCGGTGGGGTTTTGGGGTTTGGCCTTGGGCAGGTAGCGTTCGATGAAAGGCCACAGGCCCTTGGGGGCAAACATCAAAATCAGCACCAGGATCAGGCCGTAGGCGATAATCTCGTAGTTGCCGGTACGCCCGAAAATCTGCGGCAAGAGGCCCTTGAGGGCTTCCTCGAGGCCCGTAACCAGCCCCGAGCCCAGAATCACCCCCGGTATGCTGCCCACCCCCCCAGCCACCGCAGCGATCAGGTACTTAATGGAGGCCTCGAGGCTAAAAGGGGTGGGATTGATGAACTTCTGGTAGTGCACATACAGCCAGCCCGCCAGTCCGGCATAAAGGGCCGAAAGCACAAACACCTGGAGCTTCAAAACCGCCGGATTGACCCCAAAGCTGGCCGCTGCAATGGCATCTCCCTTGGAAGCTCGCATAGCCCGCCCCACGCGGCTGTTGGTCAGGTTCCAGGCCATCCAGGCCCCCAGTAGCACAAAAAACCAGGCCAGGTAGAAATAACTCCTCGAGTCGCCCAACGTCCAGCCAAATATAGAAATAGCAGGCACCCCCCGCAGGCCGGTGTGCCCCCCGGTGAGGGCAATCCAGCTTCCCATCACGATGTAGAGGGCCATGCACCAGGCAATGGTGGAAAGGGGTAGGTAGTGGCCTTTAAGACGGGCGGTGATGCCCCCAAGCACCACCGCACCGGCCACCGCGGCCAGAAGCCCCAGCGGAAGGGTGAGCCAGGGGCTCCAGCCCTGGCCGATGGTGAGAAGGGCACTGGTATAGGCGGCCAGTCCCATAAAAGCCGCCTGCCCAAAGCTGGTCATGCCCGAGAGGCCCGTCAGCAGGTATAACCCCAGCGTTACCAAAGCCCCAAAGGCGATGTAATTGCCCATGGTCAGGTAAAACGAAGTAGGGGGCAGCAGCAGCGGCAGCAGCACCAAGCAGGCCACGGCCCCTAAGGTAAGGAGAGAGAAGCGCTGTTTCATTCTTCCTCCCCGATTTCGCGGCTTTGCAGACTGCGCCAGAGGAGGATGGGCAGCAGCAGCGCAAACACGATGGCGTCCTTGTAGGCGCTGGCCTGGAAGGAGGCCCAAGACTCCATCGCCCCCACCAGCAAGGCCCCCACCACCGCCAGCGGGTAGCTAATCAAGCCGCCCAGAATACCGGCCACAAAGCCCTTAAGCCCCAGCAAGAAGCCCTGGAAGTAGGCAGGGGAGATTAGCGGGGCCAGTAGCATCCCGCTCACACAGGCAATCAAGGTGGCGATGCCAAAGGAGACATACCCGGCCTGGCTGGGACTGATGCCCAGAAGCCTTGCGCCATAGCGATTGACCGCGCAAGCCCGCAAAGCCTTGCCGTAGATGCTCCGGGTAAAAAAAAGATAGAGCCCCAGCATGGCCAGGAGCGCAAAACCGTATACCAGAAAAGCCTGATTGTTGACCGGCACCGGCCCGATGGGGGTCTGTCCGGCCCAAATAGCCGGCAAGCGGAACTGCTCGGGCCCAAAAAACACCAGCCCCAAGCCCATAAAGGCAAAGTGCAGGCCCACCGCAATAATCAGGTAGGTGAGCACGCTGGCATTCTTGGCCGGTTCAAAAAAAAGCCGGTAGGAAGCTGGCCCAATGGGCAGCACCACCAGGATGGCCAAAATCCAACCCAGCCACATTGGCACCCCCTGGGCGCCCCACCAGGCCAGGCCCAGAACCCCCAGGGCCACCAGCAGCAGCAAACCTGCGCGTCTAAGGTTTGATCGGTCTAAAATGGCCCACCACAAGAGCATGGCAGACGCCAGCCAGGCCGTGCCCGGAATCTGACCCTGTAAGTTCAGGCCGCTTACCTCGGCAGGCAGAAACCAGACATAGGTGAGAGGAGCAAACACCAAAAACTCGCCCAGTGGCACCAGAATCACCCGTGTGACCGCAAACACCAACACTAGCGAAAGCGCCAGCAGGGCATAGATGGTGCCGTTTTGCAAGGCGTCGGCAGTGAGAAAAGAAAAGATAGTCCAATCCATAATTGCAGATGGCTTGTAGCCAATAGCTGATAGCAAAGACTCCTCTATCAACTATTGGCTACTCGCTACAAGCCTCCTACCTAAACGTCCGCAAAAGCTTCCAATCCAGCTTCCCGGCTGGGGTCTTGACGATCTCCACCATCACCGCAGCCTCGTTGAAGCGCAGGCCCAGGTGGTCGGTGGGGGACATGTTGAAGATGCCGTGGGTGCCCACCACGTTGCGGGTGGCCTCGAGCTCATCCCTTAGCACCCGGCGGAAGGCGGCTAGGTTGGTGGGCTGTTCACGGCGCAGGGCGCGCTCGAGGGCTGGGCGCAGGATAGCCCAGGCGTCGTAGGCATGCCCGCCAAAGGTCGAGTAGCTGCCGATGCCAAAGCGCGATTCATACTGCTGCACGTAGCTGGTGGCTACCTGGCGGTTGGGAAAGTCGGGGGGGAGCTGGTCGAAGACCAGCACCGGGCCCGCCGGCAGCCGGGTGCCCACCACCACATCGCCCCCTACCCGCAGGAAGTCGGGGTTGGCCACGCCGTGGGTCTGGTAGATGAGGCCCCGGTAGCCGCGCTCGCGCAGGGTGCGCTGGGGCAGCACCGGCGCCGTACCCGAGCCCCCGATCAAGACCGCATCGGGGTTGCGGGCCAGGATGCGCAGCACCTGACCGGCCACCGAGGTGTCGGTGCGGGCGAACCGCTCCGAGGCCACCACCTGAATGCCGGCCTCGCGGGCGGCGGCCTCAAAGGCCCGGGCCCAGCCCTCGCCGTAGGCGTCGTTGAAGCCGATATAGGCAGCAGTTTTGACCCCGGAGGCGGCCATGTCCCGCACGATGGGCTGGCTCATCTGTTGCTCGGTCTGGGGGGTTTTGAAGACCCAGCGGCGCTTTTCATCTACCGGGAAAACGATCTCCAGGTTGGCCGCGAGGGAGATTGTAGGCACCCCGGCCTCGGCCACCACATCGATCATGCCCAGGCTGGCCGGGGTGGTGGTGGTGCCGATGATGGCCAGCACCTGGTCTTCTTGCACCAGTCGTCGGGTAGCCCGCACGGCCTGGGTGGTGTCCGAGGCGTCGTCCAGGATGACAAACTGCACCGGACGGCCCGCCACCCCACCGCGCCGGTTGACCTGCTCTTCCAGCAACACCAGGGTGTTGCGCTCGGGGATGCCCAAGCTGGCAGCAGGGCCGGTGGCCGAGACCACCACCCCAATCTTAAGCGGGGCCTGCTGGGCTAGGCCCAACCCCATTCCAAGTGCTAGAAGTCCTACCAAAGCTCGCTTCATTCTGTCTCCTCCGTTGTGTGGGTTTGCCAATCTTCCCGGGTGGATACCCCAGGTAGATCTCCAAAAGTTTCAAGCCCGGCGGCTACCATCCGGCGCAGCAAAGGGTGGGGGCGGTAGCGATCCTCGCCCAGTTCAGCGTGCAGGCCGTCCAACGCCCGCAACACCGGCTTGAGCCAGATGCGCTCGGCCCACTCCAAAGGCCCCAAGGGGTAGCCGGTGCCCAGGCGCATGGCCCGGTTCAGGTCGGTGGGGCCGGCCACGCCCTCGGCCAGGGCCGAGACCGCCTCGTTGATGAGCAAAGCCAGGATGCGAAACCCCACCCCGCCGGGCTGGTCGGGCAACACCAAGGTGTTGTAACCATGCGCACCAAAATAGGTTTGGGCCAGCCTCAGGGCCTGGTTTGCCCCGCTCAAAGGCGCGTAGAGTTCGACCACGGCCTTTTCCCCAACCGGCGGAACCAGGCTGAATCCTGCTAGGGCCCGACCCCGGAACTCGGCCTGTATAGAGCTGGCGGAATGCCCCCAAACCAGCGAGACCACTGGCAGGTTCTCAAAAAAGTCGTGTTTGCGCTCCAGCATCACCCGGCAGTCCAGCACGAAGCGGGCCTCGGCTACGTTTTCGGTGTGTTGGAAGCGAGCCCGCAGTTCTTTGGCGAGCGGATTTGGCCCGATGATGAGGGGGAGGGGAATTGCCTGGGTTTGAGCTGGCGGTGGAGCGGGGAGTGGGGGCGGCCCAGGGGGGTAGCGATACCAACCCTGGCCGCTCTTGCGCCCCAATAACCCGGCGGCTACCCGTTGGAACTGGAGGGGATGGGGCCGGTAGCGGGGTTCGCCATAGAAGCTCTGGTAGACCGAGCTCGAGGCAGCATAGTTGACGTCCAACCCAATCAGATCCATCAGCTCAAAAGGCCCCATAGGGAAGCCCAGCCCCCGCATGATCCAGTCGATGTGTTCCTTGGGAATGCCCTCGCCATAGAGCCGCAGGGCCTCGCCATAGAAGGGACGGGCCACACGGTTCACCAGAAAACCAGGGGCATCCACCACCTGCACAGGCTCCTTGCCCCAAGCCTGCATCAGTGTATGCATGCGCTCCAAGAGCGTCGGGTCGGTTTGTAGACCCCCCACCACCTCCACCAGCTTCATACGCTGGGCGGGATTAAAAAAGTGCAACCCCAGTACCCGTCCGGGGTGCTCGACCCTGGCGGCGACCGCCGAGACCAGAAAGGTCGAGGTGTTGGTGGCCAGGATGTTGTAGGGGTTAAGCTCACCCAGCTTGCCGAGCAGTTCTTGCTTGAGCTCGAGCTGCTCCGGTACCGCCTCGATCACCAGGTCGGCCCGCGCGCAATCCTCCAGCGACCCCGTGGGGTGCAGACGGGCCAGCACCGCTTCTACCGGCTCTGGCAAGCGCCCCTTCTCGGCCATTTTTTGCAGGTCGGCCCGAATCTCGGTTAGGGCTTTCTCGATGGCTGCAGGATAGGGGTCGTAAAGCCAGACCGGGTGCCGGGCCATGGCCGCTACCTGGGCAATTCCCCGGCCCATGGTGCCAGCCCCCAGAATCGCCACCGTTTCCTTCACCAAGCCTCCCTTTACCAAACAAACACTCGTTTGTTTACCTTTACGTTGGGCGTCAGTCTAAACGCAGGTTTTCCCGCTGTCAAGGCAGCGCCGTTGCATTCTCGTCTGCAAGCTCAAGCCAGCCTGCTTGCTCACGGCATAGCATGCTTTATGTCTTTCAGCATACAATCGGAGCATGAAAGCCTACCTAGGCCTCTACACCGCGCGCCTCGAGATGCCCTGGGTAAAAAGCCTCAAGGAAAAGCGGGCGCTGGTCAAACCGGCCATCGAGCGTTTGCGGGCGCGCTTCCCGGTTTCGGCAGCGCGGTTGGCCGGACAGAACGATTACGGCTGGGAGGTGGTGGGTTTTAGCCTGATCGGCCACGATGGAGTCTGGGTCGAGACCGTTCTGCGCGAGGCCGCCGACTTTATCGCGGCCCAGGCCGAGTACGAGGTAGTGGAGGTGAGCTGGAGCGTGGAGGAAGTGAGCCTGGAAGAACTCATTACCCCAGTGCCGTCCTCTAAATGGCCCTTCAGAGAAAAACCTGCCCCTCCCCTACCCCGCGGGTCGGATTAAGTAGGGTTTTCCCCTGCCAGCCGTGCTGGGCAGAAAAGGAAGAACTGTAGCCGATGGTCGTCGTTTTCGTTTTGCCGCTGGCGGTCTGGTAAGTACGTTTTCGCGTCATTCAGAACAGAGCGAAGCAAGAAATCTGATACGCACTCCCACCCGCACCACCCCTTTGTATGCCCGCAAGAAGCCGAGGGCAGAAGTTGGGTTCATTTTTTGAATCCCAAAAGCAGATACCCGGTTGGCGAAAAGCCGGTTTTAGACAGGCCCAGACTATTGACAAAAGGCCCTATACTCACTATATTTATGTGTTGCTTGGGCTGTTAGCTCAATTGGCAGAGCAACTGACTCTTAATCAGTGGGTTGCAGGTTCGATTCCTGCACAGCCCACCAGGCTTATCAAAGAGGCTGGGTTTTTGGCGAACCCGGCCTCTTCCTTTTGGTGATTTTTGCGGTTTTGATGACAAGCTTTGGCCCTGGGTTGCCTGATGGGTTCTCTTTGGCCTAAACCTCATGGGCCTGGAGGTGATAAATAACCCACCAACTGCAAAACCCAGTGCTACATTTAGGGCGACGTGCGCGCTATGGGAACAATGGATCGTATAAGCATAAAGCATCCGAACCTTCTCAGCCTGTTGGGTTTACTGGTCTGGGGCGTGGTTTCGTTTTTGTATTTGCCCGATAGCTACCAGGCTTTTAGTTTTCTATTTTTGATGCCGGGGGTCTGGAAGGGCGGCCTGAGGAGCCTGCGCTGGCTGGCACCGTTGCTGATTGTATACACGGCTACGCAGCATCTTTATCCCGCGTTCAACCTAAGCCTGGACAGTATGTTGGTGACGACGCTTCCAGGTCTGGTAGCGCTGGGTTTGGTGGCCTGGTTACGTGAGCGGGATCGGCGTACCCAACAAGAACTCGAGGAATCGCTGCGCTTCATGCATTTGCTCGAGGAAGGCAGCCTCAATATCAGCACCGCCGGCGACCCGCTGGAGCTCACCGAAAGCGCCATGTCGGCCCTGCACAACCTTAACATCGCACCCCACCTGGCCTTTGTGCGCTTCCGCGAGGGCAAGCCGGTGGTGGTGAGCGCACGCGGCGCCCTCGAGCGCTACCGTGGACGACACCTACCCCAACAAAAACTCAGCACCCATGCCTCGCTAACCGATAGCTTTACCGTCGGCAACTACCTCGAGGGCATCCCCGAAAGCGCCGGCTGGTCTACGGCGGCGGTTCCGGTCTCGGCCCGACAAAAACGCCCTTTGGGGGTAGTGATTCTGGCCCGGGACGGCAACAAACCCTTCCAATCCGACGAAAAAGCCATTGCCAACTCTTTAGCTCGGGTAATGGGGGCCCAGCTAGGGCAGATGGAGGCGCTCAAGCATCTCGAGGACGCCTACGACGGCACTTTACGGGCTTTGGGTCTGGCCCTAGAATTCCGCGACCACGAGACCCAGGGCCATACCAAGCGGGTGGTGGCCTGGGCCGACCAACTGGCCCAAGACCTGGGCCTAGATGCCTCCATGCGCAAATTCCTCCGTTGGGGCGCCTACTTGCACGATATCGGCAAACTCTCCATCTCCGATCAAATCCTGCGAAAACCCGACAAACTCGACGAGGAAGAATGGGAGATCATGAAGAGCCACGTGGTTAAGGGCTGGGAAATGCTTTCACGGGTGCCATTTTTGCCCCAAGAGACCTTAGAAGTGGTACGACACCACCACGAAAACTGGGATGGCAGCGGCTACCCCGACGGCCTAAAGGGTCAGGACATTCCCATTCTGGCGCGTATTTTTGCGGTAGTAGACACCTTCGATGCACTCTACAGCCCCCGCCCCTACAAGCGGGCCTGGAAACCTGCAGAAATTATCGAGGAACTGAATCGCCTGAAGGGTAAAAAGCTCGACCCCAAGCTGGTGGACATCTTCATCACACGCATCACCTCGCCCTCTGGCAAAGAAGCTATGGAGGTTGCCAACCCTAGCAAGGCTAATGTCAAAGCCTAAAATCTGATAGTCCATAGTGCTCTGGTAACTAAATTTCCGAAGTTTTGTACCGCACCCCGAATACATCGTTGTAGAGATTCCATCCCACTTCGGCCCCCGAGATGGCCTAAAAACGCCCTCCCTACCGCGTAGGGAGGGTGGGGGAGGGTATCAGGCAAGGCCCCCAATCCGCTGCGTGAAGGGCCAGGTCAGCCACCCCACCTGGCCTCCCCTACGCAGTAGGGGAGGAAAGGGGCGAAGCGGGGTGGGGTGCTTTTTGCATGACCGTACAGGCAAGGCACCGAAGGCCCAGGTTTACGAGACACGGCGCGTTCTGAAGGCTAAACCCCATACTGCGTATTTTGTTACCAGACCACTAAATGGTCTAGTAACAAAGTATGTGACCCCACTTCTCCCGTCATTGCGAGCATCCGCAGGATGCGAAGCAATCCAGAATCCCTGGCCTGGCCAGCCTGCACAAGGTTATTTGGATTGCTTCGTCGGCGGGGGCCTCCTCGCAATGACAAGGGGCTCACATTTGGATTTGTAAGGGCGAAGTGACGTAAATCAGCTTACCAGACCAATAGCTATGCCATACACGACATTAAGCCCTTTTCAGATTGCGTACGTTTCGATTCGTGATTCCAGTAAGATTTTTCGAGCAACACAAAAAACTTGATGGGCACAACCCAAACAGATCACAAGCTCCCACAGCGACCTCACGATAAAATAGCTGACCATGCAGCTATTTCCACCTCTTTATAACGACCCACTGGCCGAACTTTTCCATACTCGAGTACCCGCCGGCGAGCCCTGGGCCTGGGTGCTGTGCCAACGCATTCTGGCCGACGAAACCCTGGCCCGGCGCCTGCTATCTGAGCCCCTGAGCCCCGGAATGGCCGACTGGATTGGTCAGGAGTTGGGGCACCTGCGGCGGGAGTTGGAGCACCTCCAAAAGCAATACCCCTTTTCGGACTTCGGCCACCGCACCCCCAGCGCCGCCGAAAGCGCCGCGCTGAAAGTACTGCTGCAAGGTTCGCCCACCTCTTTACAACGCTTCTATCAAACCTACGGCTATGGCATCTACGTCCACCACACGGCCTTCCTTTTCAACCGCCAAATGCAGGCCATCGAGAAACCAGACCCCGCACGCTTTGACGACCTGGTGGGCTATGCCCGTCAAATCCATACCCTGCGGGCCAATGTAGAGCGTTTTTTTGGCGGGAAAGCCCGCCGTTCCAATGCTCCTGTATGGGGCCAGGGGCACCGGCAAGTCCACTTCGGTCAAGGCCCTGCGTACCCAATATGCCGACCGGGGCCTAAGGCTGATAGAAGTGCTTGCGGATGGTCTGGAACAACTGCCCGCCCTGCTAGAGCTGCTGGCTCCATTGCCTTACAAGTTCGTGCTCTACATGGACGACCTGGCCTTTGCCGGCGACGACGAGCGATTTCACAAGCTGAAGGCCCTGCTGGAAGGAGCTGTTTACGAGCGACCCTCCAACGTGCTGGTTGTAGCGACCTCCAACCGCCGTAACCTGGTGACGCAACACTGGTCGGATCGGCCCGCCCCCGATGCCAACGACCCCGCTTCCTGGGACACCCTGCAAGACAAACTGGCCCTGGCCGACCGCTTCGGGCTGGTGCTTACCTTTCCCCCTTTCGACCAGCAGCTCTACCTGGAAGCTGTGGCTTACATTCTGGGGCACGAACTCGACGAGGCCACCCACCAAGCTGCTTTGCAGTTTGCCCTCGAGGGCCGCGGGTTCTCGGGCCGCACCGCGCGGCATTTTGCCAACCAGCAGTAACGCCCTGCACCGGGTTGTTGCTCAAGGGCGCTCGAGCGGCTTTAGCAAAGGCTGGCGTTTGCGCTCGAGGGCCGCACCAATAAATCCGGCAAAAGGCGGCGAGACCCGCATGGGGCGGCTGGAAAGCTCGGGATGGGCTTGCAGGCCGATAAAGAAGGGGTGATCGGGCAGTTCGATGGCCTCCACCAGCCCCGCTCCTCTCCCCTGCACCCCCGGCGTCACCGCCGAGACCGTCAGGCCACCTTCGATAAGTTGCTGGACATAAGCGGGGTTCACCTCGTAGCGGTGGCGGTGCCGCTCAAGAACCAGTTCCTTGCCATAGAGCTTGTAGAGCAGGGTTTCGGGGTGGATCCGCATGGGCCAGTTGCCCAGCCGCATGGTGCCGCCCATGCCCTCGACTTCCAACTGCTCGGGCATCAGGTCGATTACCGGGTGGGGAGTGTAGGGGTCGAACTCGGTGCTGTTGGCCCCCTCGAGTCCCAACACATTCCGGGCAAACTCGATGACCGCAATTTGCAACCCCAGACAAATACCAAAGTAGGGCACGCGGTTCTCACGGGCATAGCGGGCGGCCCAAATTTTGCCTTCGATGCCACGAATTCCAAACCCAGGCCCCACCAACACCCCATCCACATCGCCCAGCAATTCGGCGGCCCTGCTCAGGTCGGTGATGTCCTCGGCGTTGACCCACTTCACGTTCACCCGTGCATCGTGGGCAATCCCCGCATGACGGAAAGCTTCCAGGATGCTCAGGTAGGCATCGGGCATCTTCACATACTTACCTACGAAGGCCACCGTTACCTCGTCGGCCGGGTGTTTGAGCTTGCGCACGGCATTCTGCCAAAAGGTCAGGTTGGGCTGAATCGGCTCCAAACCTAGCTTTTTTTCCACTACCCGGCCCAAGCCCTGCTCCTCCAGCACCAGCGGCATCTCGTAGAGGTATTCCACGGTGGGACTGCTAAAAACCTCGCCCGCGTGCACATTGGTAAAGAGGGCCACCTTTTTGCGTACATCCTCGGGCACCATTTTTTCCGAACGCAGCACCAGCACATCGGGCTGGATACCCACCCCCCGCAGGGTGGAGACCGAGTGCTGGGTGGGTTTGGTCTTGAACTCTTCGGAGGTCGCCAGATAGGGCACCAAAGTCAAATGCAGGTACATCAAGTCCTGGTCGTCTTCGTCGAACTGGAACTGCCGAATGGCTTCTAGGAAGGGCAGGCTCTCGATGTCGCCCACCGTACCGCCTACCTCCACCACCACGATCTCGGCGTTTTGCTCCTGGGCAGTGCGGCGGATGCGGTCTTTGATCTCGTCGGTGATGTGTGGGATTACCTGCACGGTCTGAGAGAGGTACTCCCCGCGCCGCTCTTTTTGAATGACCGAGAGATACACCTGCCCGGTGGTGATGTTGTTGGCACGGGACAGGTCGATGTCCAGAAAGCGCTCGTAGTGGCCGATGTCCAGATCGGTTTCGGCACCGTCACCGGTGACAAACACCTCGCCGTGTTCGTAGGGCCGCATGGTACCCGCGTCCACATTGACGTAAGGGTCAATCTTGATGGCGGTCACGCGGTAACCGCGCCCCCGCAGGATGGCTCCGAGGCTCGAGGTGAGAATACCCTTGCCTAAACTGCTGACCACACCGCCCGTAACAAAAATGTATTTCACAAAACCCCCGTCCTGCGCCGGAGCCTGTCCAGCACTCCAAAAGCTTCTTTTCAAAGGCTCAACCGGTACGGTGGAGCCGCCAAACTATCACGGGATTTAATCGTACCATGACCTGCCCCCTCTATGT
This genomic stretch from Meiothermus sp. harbors:
- a CDS encoding ABC transporter ATP-binding protein, with translation MSVLEVQNLTVRYGAVEAVRNLSLSVGAGEAITLIGPNGAGKSSTLKGIVGLVSTSGTVRYQGQALSRRSPEELATRGLVMVPEKRELFASMEVEDNLLLGAFTRYQRGEKGIREDLERVYTLFPRLLERRKQLAGTMSGGEQQMLAIGRALMARPKLLLLDEPSLGLAPLIVQEIFHILAELKAQGVPILVVEQNARMALKLADRGYVLEAGELVMEGRGQDLLHDPRVIESYLGIRSKTEA
- a CDS encoding branched-chain amino acid ABC transporter ATP-binding protein/permease — its product is MKQRFSLLTLGAVACLVLLPLLLPPTSFYLTMGNYIAFGALVTLGLYLLTGLSGMTSFGQAAFMGLAAYTSALLTIGQGWSPWLTLPLGLLAAVAGAVVLGGITARLKGHYLPLSTIAWCMALYIVMGSWIALTGGHTGLRGVPAISIFGWTLGDSRSYFYLAWFFVLLGAWMAWNLTNSRVGRAMRASKGDAIAAASFGVNPAVLKLQVFVLSALYAGLAGWLYVHYQKFINPTPFSLEASIKYLIAAVAGGVGSIPGVILGSGLVTGLEEALKGLLPQIFGRTGNYEIIAYGLILVLILMFAPKGLWPFIERYLPKAKPQNPTGNGLPTRLSSGQAGEVVLEVDGLTKRFGGLLAVNGMSFQLRRGEILALIGPNGAGKSTCFNMITSVFPPTKGEVRFKGQVISGRMPYEVHRLGIARTFQHPHLFPEMTVLENAALGTYARTQRSVVASMFGLRQAEEQAALAEAYRALERVGLAQIAHQKADGLAIGQLRLLEIARALASGPEVLLLDEPAAGLRAGEKRQFAALIRKLVNEGVTVLLVDHDMDLVMGLVDRVVVMHYGEKLAEGTPAEVQRNPKVIEAYLGEAA
- a CDS encoding branched-chain amino acid ABC transporter permease, which gives rise to MDWTIFSFLTADALQNGTIYALLALSLVLVFAVTRVILVPLGEFLVFAPLTYVWFLPAEVSGLNLQGQIPGTAWLASAMLLWWAILDRSNLRRAGLLLLVALGVLGLAWWGAQGVPMWLGWILAILVVLPIGPASYRLFFEPAKNASVLTYLIIAVGLHFAFMGLGLVFFGPEQFRLPAIWAGQTPIGPVPVNNQAFLVYGFALLAMLGLYLFFTRSIYGKALRACAVNRYGARLLGISPSQAGYVSFGIATLIACVSGMLLAPLISPAYFQGFLLGLKGFVAGILGGLISYPLAVVGALLVGAMESWASFQASAYKDAIVFALLLPILLWRSLQSREIGEEE
- a CDS encoding ABC transporter substrate-binding protein is translated as MKRALVGLLALGMGLGLAQQAPLKIGVVVSATGPAASLGIPERNTLVLLEEQVNRRGGVAGRPVQFVILDDASDTTQAVRATRRLVQEDQVLAIIGTTTTPASLGMIDVVAEAGVPTISLAANLEIVFPVDEKRRWVFKTPQTEQQMSQPIVRDMAASGVKTAAYIGFNDAYGEGWARAFEAAAREAGIQVVASERFARTDTSVAGQVLRILARNPDAVLIGGSGTAPVLPQRTLRERGYRGLIYQTHGVANPDFLRVGGDVVVGTRLPAGPVLVFDQLPPDFPNRQVATSYVQQYESRFGIGSYSTFGGHAYDAWAILRPALERALRREQPTNLAAFRRVLRDELEATRNVVGTHGIFNMSPTDHLGLRFNEAAVMVEIVKTPAGKLDWKLLRTFR
- a CDS encoding 3-hydroxyacyl-CoA dehydrogenase NAD-binding domain-containing protein, which encodes MKETVAILGAGTMGRGIAQVAAMARHPVWLYDPYPAAIEKALTEIRADLQKMAEKGRLPEPVEAVLARLHPTGSLEDCARADLVIEAVPEQLELKQELLGKLGELNPYNILATNTSTFLVSAVAARVEHPGRVLGLHFFNPAQRMKLVEVVGGLQTDPTLLERMHTLMQAWGKEPVQVVDAPGFLVNRVARPFYGEALRLYGEGIPKEHIDWIMRGLGFPMGPFELMDLIGLDVNYAASSSVYQSFYGEPRYRPHPLQFQRVAAGLLGRKSGQGWYRYPPGPPPLPAPPPAQTQAIPLPLIIGPNPLAKELRARFQHTENVAEARFVLDCRVMLERKHDFFENLPVVSLVWGHSASSIQAEFRGRALAGFSLVPPVGEKAVVELYAPLSGANQALRLAQTYFGAHGYNTLVLPDQPGGVGFRILALLINEAVSALAEGVAGPTDLNRAMRLGTGYPLGPLEWAERIWLKPVLRALDGLHAELGEDRYRPHPLLRRMVAAGLETFGDLPGVSTREDWQTHTTEETE
- a CDS encoding DUF503 domain-containing protein, whose translation is MKAYLGLYTARLEMPWVKSLKEKRALVKPAIERLRARFPVSAARLAGQNDYGWEVVGFSLIGHDGVWVETVLREAADFIAAQAEYEVVEVSWSVEEVSLEELITPVPSSKWPFREKPAPPLPRGSD
- a CDS encoding HD-GYP domain-containing protein; its protein translation is MGLLVWGVVSFLYLPDSYQAFSFLFLMPGVWKGGLRSLRWLAPLLIVYTATQHLYPAFNLSLDSMLVTTLPGLVALGLVAWLRERDRRTQQELEESLRFMHLLEEGSLNISTAGDPLELTESAMSALHNLNIAPHLAFVRFREGKPVVVSARGALERYRGRHLPQQKLSTHASLTDSFTVGNYLEGIPESAGWSTAAVPVSARQKRPLGVVILARDGNKPFQSDEKAIANSLARVMGAQLGQMEALKHLEDAYDGTLRALGLALEFRDHETQGHTKRVVAWADQLAQDLGLDASMRKFLRWGAYLHDIGKLSISDQILRKPDKLDEEEWEIMKSHVVKGWEMLSRVPFLPQETLEVVRHHHENWDGSGYPDGLKGQDIPILARIFAVVDTFDALYSPRPYKRAWKPAEIIEELNRLKGKKLDPKLVDIFITRITSPSGKEAMEVANPSKANVKA
- a CDS encoding DUF815 domain-containing protein is translated as MAGKPAVPMLLYGARGTGKSTSVKALRTQYADRGLRLIEVLADGLEQLPALLELLAPLPYKFVLYMDDLAFAGDDERFHKLKALLEGAVYERPSNVLVVATSNRRNLVTQHWSDRPAPDANDPASWDTLQDKLALADRFGLVLTFPPFDQQLYLEAVAYILGHELDEATHQAALQFALEGRGFSGRTARHFANQQ